The Setaria viridis chromosome 9, Setaria_viridis_v4.0, whole genome shotgun sequence sequence TGGGCTGTGCCAAAACGGACATGTCAGTCATGCCTTGAAAGTCATCGACCTTATGATTCAGGAGGGCCATGATCCTGATGTTTTCACCTACAATACTGTTATCAATTGCCTCAGTAAAAATGGAGAGCTTGATGCGGCTAAAGGAATTGTAAATGAGATGGTGGATAGGGGTTGCTTGCCTGACACCACCACATTCAACACTCTCATTGTTGCTCTATGCTCACAGAATCGACTTGAGGAAGCATTGGACCTTGCACGTGAGCTAACTGTGAAGGGACTTTCTCCAGATGTTTATACTTTCAATATTTTGATCAATGCCCTTTGCAAGGTAGGAGATCCTCATCTTGGTATGCGATTGTTCGAGGAGATGAAGAGCACTGGATGCACCCCAGATGAAGTTACATACAATATATTGATTGATCATCTTTGCTCAATGGGGAAGCTTGGAAATGCTTTGGATTTGTTGAAGGAGATGGAATCCAGTGGTTGCCCTCGGAGTACAGTGACATATAACACAATAATTGATGGGTTATGCAAGAAAATGAGAATTGCAGAAGCCGAGGAGGTTTTTGATCAAATGGATATACATGGTATTTTAAGGAATGCTGTCACATTTAATACACTTATTGATGGCTTGTGCAAGGCCAAAAGGATTGATGATGCAACGGAACTTATTGAGCAAATGATAAAGGAAGGATTGCAGCCTGATAATATCACTTATAATTCTATTCTAACACATTATTGCAAGCAAGGAAACATAAAGAAAGCAGCTGATATTTTAGAAACTATGACAGCAAATGGATTTGAAGTTGATGTTGTCACATATGGAACACTCATTAATGGTCTATGCAAGGCTGGTAGGACTCAGGTTGCTTTGAAGCTTTTAAGAGGCATGCGAATTAAAGGGATGAGGCCTACTCCAAAAGCTTACAACCCTGTCATACAGTCTTTGTTTAAACGGAATAATTTAAGAGATGCCCTTAATCTTTTCAGAGAGATGACTGAAGTGGGTGAGCCTCCTGATGCCCTCACATACAAGATTGTATTCCGTGGTCTCTGTCGTGGTGGAGGTCCTATCAAAGAAGCTTTTGATTtcttggtggagatggtgaatAAGGGTTTCATGCCAGAGTTTTCATCCTTCCGTATGCTAGCTGAAGGTCTATTAAATCTCGGCATGGATGATTATCTAATTAGTGCTATTGAACTAGTTATAGAAAAGGCTGACTTTAGAGAGTCTGATGCTTCTGCAATAAGGGGGTATCTCAAGATCCGCAAATATTATGATGCATTAGCAACTTTTGGCCGTCTCCTAGAGATCAACAACCCTCAGTGGACTTACCGATGATGCAGCATGCCTGACAGAATGTATCATGGAAACTACTGAGTAGATTGCAGTTTTGCTAGTTGCTTGATTGGCCTAAACTTTTTTAAGCAGTGGTGTAGTAGATGTCTATGTTCATTCCTCTGTAGGAATGAAGTCAGTAGAATATGGGATGCTATCTTGCTTCTGAAACTCAAGGAAAGTTTACCTTCTTCTCCATCATGAACCCTCTTTTGAGGCTCCTGTATTTTTTTGGGAAGCTAATGCTCACATATGTTTGCTGCTCTGTCAAATGACACTTTGCTTATCACTATTTTTCTTTCAGTATTTAGGGATTTCTTTTTGTCATGTCTCAAAATTTAAGGGACAACATTGTATTTTAGCTATCATAGCTTCCAGTAAAGCACTAACGCACTCTTCATATACCTTTTTGTGAGTGACTTAATATTAAGCATCTGCAGTTCATACTTATTATATACAAAAGGTAAGTACAACGGAGCCAAAGGTCACCTGGATGGGAATACCATTAGCTTCTTAGTTGAATATTTTTATTGGTCAATCGCTGTACAAGGGAAATACTGTCTACTAGGTAGAATGATACTGATGGTGATGGACACATAAATACTTGTATATTCAATCAAAGCATCATAATGTTGGATAACTACTTTGACTCTAGTAACCGTGTTTTATATTTAAAAAGACATGGTGGAAAAAATGCAGGAGTTAAAAACCACGGGTTATATTATCTaattccttgtccttcctcTCATTGCATGAACCGCATGTCTGGTGTTCATGATCACCATGCAGTATCATTTTCACATGAATGGAAACATCTGCTTTTAATGTCAGTAATGGTTAGCTGAACTAATCGTTGCTGCAGGTTTTTGAAGGATAGAGAGCATTATCATTGATGTTAATGGAATCAGCTAATTTTCATGTCAGCAATGGTTTGCAGAATCCATAGTATTTAACTATTTCTTGAATGTTCCTTGCAAACAAGATGGAAAGAGCATCCAGGAAAAAATCATGGAGTGCTTTGTGGTGAATTTGCTTTAGCATATCTGTCGAAGAACCATGCAACAATATGTTGGGATAAGATATTATACGGCATTTTCATTTAATTTGCCAATTGCAGTATAACTAACGTGCAATGCCGTATAACATCTTATCCCACAAGCTGAATTTCTGTGTGCAGTCAGGAAGTAAGTGCCAGTATGCCAGAGCCAGACCAATTTTAGTGCAGACTTGACCACGCTTCCAAATAATAAATCGAAGATATTCTTATATAACTTATAAGTgcagaataaaaaaaaaattaggcgAACTAGCACAGATGCACGTGCGGCACGCACGTGTGGTTAAAAAAGTTATTTGTCTGTTGTAGTCATCAAGAGCGTGGGCATCATTGTACACACATAGTAGATGCTAAATAAAAATCTTTAGTGGTGGGTGTATCATTATTGTTACCCCTACCAATATGTACTCCATTGTATATTTGTATGTTACATTACTACCGTCGAAACTACATTTAAAACATTTGGTACGCTAGATCGTGTCATGGATGGCGATTTTTCTGCATCATATGCACTGGGCTTCTCAGCTCTTCCCGTGCTTGATAAATGAATGTGAAACTGCACTTTTGAATCTTCTTTCTGTAcacataaaaaaaaatgtttagtGTGCCTATGAAACTCTAACCACCAAATAGCAAACTTATGAAAGTCCCCTCGTCAAGAAGGATATACGGTAGCATTGGCATTTGCTAAGTGGCTATGCTAGGGCGAGTGAAGGCACGCAGCTATCACATTACATTCTTGTTCATTCATACTACCTATAAGGATTTGCTAGGGACAAAGGAATATACAATAGAGGaaaggaacaaaaaaaaaaaggaatcgaATAGGAATAGGGAAAGAAAACAGAGTATTGGAAAAACACGAAAAGATATAAATATGTGTTTGGAACGCAAGAATTCACATAAGAGAAattgaaaaatcaaataaatgaTAAATGAAGTATTGCTGTTTAATCGTATCAATCAGATGTATATGTAACCTCTGGATCGCTGATGTGGAATGGATTTTCCTTACAGTGATATTGCCTCCTATGTCAGTCTTGACAGCAGACATGGCTGACTCAAATTTCTGTGCAATGATCCATTAATCAGAATGCCATTGCGATAACCACATCAAATGTATTGCAGGAATGCAAAATATCTCTGCTTTTTACATAGCACAGATAGGATGTGCTAGCATAGTTCGAGAAACGGCTTGGTCAGGATTACGCTGCTATCTGACTTGACATGCTTCATCCCCCAAGGGAGAGAGTGAACAAAATACCCTCCATCTGCATTTCTACATGACGTTAGGATCAATCAGCAATTGGCATTGCAAACTGATGACACATCACGCCATCACGGCTACAGAAATTAGCACCTGGTTGAGCAGAGAACCAAGACACGATGATCACACTAACTTCATCAGATGTTCCATGTCATTTTCAGGCACTTAGATTAGGAATCAACGAGTCATTCGCAAGACTAAAGAATAAGGCGTGATCCCTCTCCATTATACCTGTAATTCCGCTCGATTCTCCCGATCCCCAAATCAACTACCAGCATCGGCATCCATAGCAGCAGGAGCCTGCACGGACGCTCCCACCCACGGCCATGGTCCCGACGGAGCGGGAGGGTGAGCGCGGGCAGCGCAGCGGGCGGGGGAACGCGGCGGAGGGCGCTACGGGCGGGGAGGGGGAGTGGGAGCGCGGGCGGCGTATGGGGTGACGGTCGGGGGAGAAATTCGTGGGCGGCGGGTACAACGGCGGGTAGGCCAGCGAAgggtgagaaaaaaaataacgtTTTTGACAGAAACATCCTCTAGCTCGCGATTTCTACGGGTCTATACCGTATCCACTCCCTCAATTACCTCAATTACATATGGGTCCATCGTGAGAGTTACgtggatccaatctgagtacgAAAAGTTTTTAATTGTTTTcgatatttttatatatatagataAACCATTGTTTTAGTAAAAGAAActtatttttttacttttttaggGAACCGTCAAAACTTATTGAGTTGTTGATGCGATTCGGCCCATCCATCCATAGCCATTGGGCCTCGTTTTACAATCTCATCCCCCAGGCCCGGCCCACTACGCGCAcgcattccttttcttttcccctatCCCCCTCACACAAGTCGGTCTTCACCGTCGCTCGGGTCAGTCTCCTCTCCCAGATCTATCCCGTCGTCCCCGGCGGACGATCCCCCAtggcgcctcctccaccgcacccccgcctgctcctcctccctctcctgcttctcgccgccgcagccgcctccACGGCGAGGGCCGACGACCTGGTGGCGGAGCTCCAGTCCCTACGCGCGCGGTCCCCGTCCGGCGTGATCCACCTCACCGACACCTCCGTCACCCGCttcctctccgcctcctccgcgcgccgcccctaCTCCGTGCTCGTCTTCTTCGACGCAGCCTCGCTCCACTCCAAGCCCGACCTCCACCTGCCCCAGCTCCGCACCGAGTTCGCGctcctctccgcctccttcCTCGCCCACAACCCCGGCTCCGGTGACCTCTTCTTCGCCGACATCGAGTTCGCCGAGTCGCAGCACTCCTTCCACCAGTTCGGCGTCAACTCGCTGCCCCACGTCCGCCTCGTCCGCCCCGAGCACGCCAGCCTCGGCGGATCCGAGCAGATGGACCAGTCCCACTTCTCCCGCCTCGCCGACTCCATGGCCGAGTTCATCGAGTCCCGCACGGGCCTCGAGATCGGGCCCATcgtccgcccgccgctcctctcCCGCAACCAGATCATCCTGCTCggcatcctcttcctcatctccATCCCCTTCATGATCAAGAGGATCATCGATGGGGAGACCCTGCTCCATGATCGCCGGGTCTGGATGGCCGGGGCGCTCTTCGTCTACTTCTTCAGCGTGTCTGGGGGCATGTACGGGATCATCAGGCACACGCCCATGTTCCTCACCGACCGCTCGGATCCCAACAAGCTCGTGTTCTTCTACCAGGGGTCGGGGATGCAACTGGGGGCGGAGGGTTTTGCGGTTGGGTTTTTGTACACGCTTGTGGGCCTCATGATTGCTGGGGTGACACACCTGTTGGTGAGGGTGGAGAGCCTGCAGACGCAGCGGTTTGCGATGCTGGCTGTCATGGCCATTGGCTGGTGGGCTGTTAGGAAGGTGATTTACTTGGATAATTGGAAGACTGGGTATAGCATTCATACCTTCTGGCCGAGCAGCTGGAGGTGAAATTCTGGCTAAGAAGTCATGGATGCTTCTGCCCTTTGGTCTCAGAGGTATGGAATAATATCCCTCCTTTTTCCAATTCTGTAGTTGGCATTTTGGTTGGGATTGGTGGATTAACATTGGCGCCCCGCTGAAATATCAATGTTGTATGCTTGGAGGCATAATTTGGTAGTTGACAAATGTGTTGTAATCAAGAGATGTGCTGACTTGAAAAATCCAAAAATGAtattcctgaatcctgatgatAATAATCCAGCGTCGAAATAAATGGCATGATACATCTTCATAAGAAACATCTTGCTTTGTCTCCTAATAACTTGGCAGCTGGGATGCATTCTTTGAATTAAGCAATATTAGTATTCTGAAAAAATAAGTTAAGTTTCATACTTGGTTGTCACTCCGAGGATCTATTTAACAATCAATAATCTTGTAGACTAACAGAAAAATAGGTTTCATGATACTCGTTGATTTTTGGCCAAGCATTCTCTTATATTTCTTTGAGCTACAGTTTCTGTTTGCACTAAATAAAACTTGATACTGGTTTCAGAATTGGATCTTCTTAATCCCTGTTCTGTAACCTTGGCTTGGGCTTTCATTTCTTTATATTCTCTCGTATCCATATTGATGATTTCTCTTCAAACCCATGCATATATATTTTATGTTCTAGTGGTCCTCTAATTTGATAATTGACATCCACTGAATATCTATTCTGTAACTGACATGTTGATATGTCCTCTAATTCTGTGTGTTTTGGGTTAGTGCTGGATTTAGAAGAGTGTTGTGTATCCATGGCAATATACATTGTCTCCACTCTTATGGCATATAATGCTTCTATTGTATGAACAAGCAGTGCAACAAGTTCGGATTTGTTATGCATGATTCTTTTGTCAAGAGTATCCATCTAAAGATTTAGATGTGCTATTTTGGTCATATGGCTCCACCAAAGCCTTTTAACACCAAAGCTAGGAAAAGACTTAAGCTGTCTTGACATGCCCTTTTCTACAGCATGATAGCACTTACATGTTAGTTTCAAAAAttattatattttcataattcaAAGTTAGTTAAACATCTATTTTTAATATTCAATAAAAAACCATGAAATATTTGAATTAAGTTAATCATGTTTGAACTCCACTATTGATAGCCACATTCTCCCACTCAATTGTGGGGTTCGAAAGAAGAAAGGACATTTCCTTATTAAGATGGGGCTTATGAACATGAGTAAATTAAATTTCTGGAAATGCTTTAATATTACCATAGTTTTCTTATGTTTACAGCATAGATTTCTGGAAGCATAACTACATGGGACTTGATGCTATACTCTTACTGTTGGTTGGCCATACTCTATGCCCTCCAAACTGAGCCCGTTTTCAATTTATGAAATACTGTTCGTGGCCCTTCTAGGTGTATCGTACACAGTCCTACAGAAACTTAGAAGTAACTCTATGAAATTTCAAAAGTTCAAGTTTGTAAGGCTTGTCAGTATTATTGCAAAAATATTGGTAAGTTTAAAAAATTTGAAGGAATATGTTGTTGCTGAAAGGTTAGGAATTGTGTAACAATCTCTGTTTCAGGTGGAGTCTGTTTGCTGAAGTGTCTTGTATATTCCCCTATATCACTTCCGGTAACAAATTTTTAAGTTGTACTATGTCAATCTTGGTGCAGTACTTTTGGTAGAACATTGACTACTGGGTCCATACCCTTTCAAGGCAAGAAAGTTGATTTTTTGAGTCAATGAGATGCCACTTTTACAACTGAATTTTATAATCATATATTCAGAAAAATGTTGTAAAGTGTAATGCATGAAATATTTTGTATAAGGAACTCATTTATATTGTGTTCTAGAAAATTCATTTAATAATATTAATATGGTTTGACTGTAAGCATTCTCGAGCATtagttttctaaaaattttaaATCGTGACAATTCTTAGGGTGGTCTAAAAGTAAAGAAAATGCTATCACCTAGAAACTGGTTATCTAGTACTTTAAGTGATAAGCACTGAAATAGTTATAGTTAGATGGTCAATAAGAGTCCTTTTCCTATTTGTGGTGCCCATGCTGGATCTGTAGCATAAAATATTATTGTTAAACAAGAATATTATGGTTGATCTGTATAGACTTTTTACTTTAAGAGGGAGGTTTGTTGCTGAGGAGTGAAAACTGAGAAGTAAATTTGTTTGGGAGCATAGAGTTCGAAACTTAGCTTGATGTTATATGTACTGTCGGTATTCCCTGTGGTTAATTACCTTGATGTTTTGGGTACCCTATGAAGGCTCAAACCAAAAAAAGAGCATTGTAGGTGATTTTTTTGCATGGGTTTAAGGCATTTTTCAGTATCAAGTGTTAACTTGAAATATAACAGTAGCACATCATGAAGCTGTGACTTTCATGCAAGTTGCATTAGCATGTCTTGAAGTTAGCACAAGCTTTCCAGCGAATGATTGTCTTGGGTCACTTTTTTTGTGAGTTGTGTCATTATACTTGTCGATACTCTGTCTGAAGGAAATAATGGAGGTAATACTTATGTGATTTGGAAAGATAAAGCGGAGTTAGTAATTTTGTGAAATGAGTGTGCAGTAATAAACTCTAGTTGTCCTCTTTTAGTTCACATGTTACATCAGACAAATATTTCATGGTTCGCATGTTTTAATTTCAGGATATGGAGTCATCCAAATTGACATTGCTGAAATAGAGCATCGCTTGGATTGCGATGATATGCTGCGAGTTTGAGGTTGCAGTTGTCAACTGCTGTAGTATGAATAGAGAGAACCCAAAGTCATTTTAGCCAAATTCGCAATTCTATTACTTAAACAGAGAAGTCTCGATTTTGAATTCTGATATGATATATGGTACTTTTACATGGTTTAACGAGACAATGGTAAATCTTAGATGATGAGGCCTGCTTACATCTTTTGGATGATTGCTTGATGAAAATTATCTGCATTGAAGGTTTCGGTTTCGGTTTCAGTATGGCCTTGTGGCTTTATCTGGGGTGTCAGTTTTGTGATGTGTATCAGTTTAATCTCAATGTCAATTTGAATTGTGAGGCTTATTAGCAAAGTTAAATTGGCGTGGTTGCAGAAATTTATGGGTTCTgctgggttttttttttatgtgaTGTGCATCACTCTCATTTAAATTTCAATTTGAACTGTGAGCTTAGTCACAAAGTTAAATTGAAGTCCTTACAGAAATTTGAGGGAAATTATCTGCCATCCTTGATGTGATGTGCATCGGTCTTATTTAAATGTTTTGTTGCCAAACGCACTTAAACAATCGCACTGCGCCAACGCGCATTGTTTGCCACTTCGATGGattcaaaatgaaaaaagtcatGAGGCCCAATCATTTGCATGATCCTAGACTTCCGAGTCTGTCTTGTCATTAGCCGGTGGTTTAGATGAACGGTTGATCGTGGATAAGAAATATGGGTTATTGCAATTGCAAAAGCTATATATGCATGTCCCAGTTATGTGTTTCACCATTGCAAGCGCGAACTATATACAATCTCCCCGAGTCCTGATGTGATTCATTCTGCTGCGCAGCACAAGAACAAGCTGTCAACTTGTAATCATACATAATGAGGGCAGCGTGTGAGCGAaaatgatactccctccgttcca is a genomic window containing:
- the LOC117837771 gene encoding uncharacterized protein, which translates into the protein MACASYLTSYSRASPAPAACPCHVRPPAPRTRRRRPRPAPLRVYAASDHQERLLTALREQADPEAALRMLNSALAREDFAPSSDVYEEIIRKLGSAGAFDLMKGLVGEMRREGHEVKVGVVQSFVESYARLRRFDDAVDLVLNQLDLFGVQADTVVYNHLLNVLVEGSKMKLLESVYNEMASRGIRPDVVTFNTLIKGLCRAHQVRTAVLMLEEMSSHSVAPDETTFTTLMQGFVEEGSIEAALRVKAKMLETGCSPTRVTVNVLINGYCKLGRVEDALGYIQQEIADGFEPDQVTYNTFVHGLCQNGHVSHALKVIDLMIQEGHDPDVFTYNTVINCLSKNGELDAAKGIVNEMVDRGCLPDTTTFNTLIVALCSQNRLEEALDLARELTVKGLSPDVYTFNILINALCKVGDPHLGMRLFEEMKSTGCTPDEVTYNILIDHLCSMGKLGNALDLLKEMESSGCPRSTVTYNTIIDGLCKKMRIAEAEEVFDQMDIHGILRNAVTFNTLIDGLCKAKRIDDATELIEQMIKEGLQPDNITYNSILTHYCKQGNIKKAADILETMTANGFEVDVVTYGTLINGLCKAGRTQVALKLLRGMRIKGMRPTPKAYNPVIQSLFKRNNLRDALNLFREMTEVGEPPDALTYKIVFRGLCRGGGPIKEAFDFLVEMVNKGFMPEFSSFRMLAEGLLNLGMDDYLISAIELVIEKADFRESDASAIRGYLKIRKYYDALATFGRLLEINNPQWTYR
- the LOC117838676 gene encoding probable dolichyl-diphosphooligosaccharide--protein glycosyltransferase subunit 3; this translates as MAPPPPHPRLLLLPLLLLAAAAASTARADDLVAELQSLRARSPSGVIHLTDTSVTRFLSASSARRPYSVLVFFDAASLHSKPDLHLPQLRTEFALLSASFLAHNPGSGDLFFADIEFAESQHSFHQFGVNSLPHVRLVRPEHASLGGSEQMDQSHFSRLADSMAEFIESRTGLEIGPIVRPPLLSRNQIILLGILFLISIPFMIKRIIDGETLLHDRRVWMAGALFVYFFSVSGGMYGIIRHTPMFLTDRSDPNKLVFFYQGSGMQLGAEGFAVGFLYTLVGLMIAGVTHLLVRVESLQTQRFAMLAVMAIGWWAVRKVIYLDNWKTGYSIHTFWPSSWR